A genomic stretch from Candidatus Eisenbacteria bacterium includes:
- a CDS encoding type II secretion system F family protein — protein MPSYYYRARDASGRPHEGIEVAQSEDDVLRTLSGLQLTPVSIEVHASPNGTPRVGAPGLGGLANDVSIALRAMGQRVQPGSVALFARQLSTMISAGLPLVRAMRSIARDHHDRRLAGVLQAVGDDVQKGDSLAMALSRHPHVFDEVFVSLVQTGEFSGTLDQVMDHTANYLERAEVLRLRVEAALRYPIFVLTFAVLVFLAMIFKIVPMFSAIYERFKVELPLPTRMLLEVSQFATRNVFLFILLALLGWLLIWSWARSEQGRLTLDRIKLKMPLFGPLIAMYAVTKFSRTLGILIGSGTQILTALKVMRPVPGNKVLEKGIDEVRGQVEEGISLSRALGDTGVFPDMLVQMSATGEETGKLDHMLSRTADFYEQRVTAKVEGLSSLVEPIAIVVLGVVIGVMLMALYLPIFNLGQAMRSGLTGH, from the coding sequence ATGCCCAGCTACTACTACCGGGCCCGGGACGCGAGCGGCCGGCCTCACGAGGGCATCGAGGTCGCGCAGAGCGAGGACGACGTCCTGCGCACGCTCTCGGGACTGCAGCTCACGCCCGTGTCGATCGAGGTGCACGCCTCGCCCAACGGCACGCCGCGCGTCGGCGCTCCCGGCCTGGGCGGGCTCGCGAACGACGTCTCGATCGCGCTGCGCGCGATGGGCCAGCGCGTGCAGCCGGGCTCGGTGGCGCTGTTCGCGCGCCAGCTCTCGACCATGATCTCGGCGGGCCTGCCGCTCGTGCGCGCCATGCGTTCGATCGCCCGCGACCATCACGACCGCCGGCTCGCCGGCGTGCTGCAGGCCGTCGGCGACGACGTCCAGAAGGGGGATTCGCTGGCGATGGCCCTGTCGCGCCATCCGCACGTCTTCGACGAGGTGTTCGTCAGCCTCGTCCAGACCGGCGAGTTCAGCGGCACGCTCGACCAGGTCATGGACCACACCGCCAACTACCTCGAGCGGGCCGAGGTGCTGCGCCTGCGGGTCGAGGCGGCCCTGCGCTACCCGATCTTCGTGCTGACCTTCGCGGTGCTGGTCTTCCTGGCGATGATCTTCAAGATCGTGCCGATGTTCTCGGCCATTTACGAGCGCTTCAAGGTCGAGCTGCCCCTGCCCACCCGCATGCTGCTTGAGGTAAGCCAGTTCGCCACGCGCAACGTGTTCCTGTTCATACTGTTGGCGCTGCTCGGCTGGTTGCTGATCTGGTCCTGGGCCCGCAGCGAGCAGGGTCGGCTGACCCTGGACCGGATCAAGCTGAAAATGCCGCTCTTCGGTCCCCTGATCGCCATGTATGCTGTTACCAAGTTTTCCCGGACCCTGGGCATCCTCATCGGCAGCGGAACCCAGATTCTGACCGCGCTCAAGGTGATGCGGCCCGTGCCCGGGAACAAGGTGCTGGAGAAGGGGATTGACGAGGTCCGCGGGCAGGTCGAGGAGGGCATTTCGCTCTCCCGCGCGCTCGGGGACACGGGAGTTTTTCCCGACATGCTCGTGCAGATGTCGGCGACCGGCGAGGAGACCGGCAAGCTCGACCACATGCTGTCGCGCACCGCGGACTTCTACGAGCAGCGCGTGACCGCGAAAGTCGAGGGCCTCTCGTCGCTCGTCGAACCGATCGCGATCGTCGTCCTCGGCGTGGTGATCGGTGTGATGCTCATGGCGCTCTACCTGCCGATCTTCAACCTCGGCCAGGCGATGCGCTCGGGGCTCACGGGACACTAG
- a CDS encoding prepilin peptidase — protein MTFDFFIGISVVLLGLVMGSAVTALAWRVPRGESWVHGRSRCPKCGHVLGVADLFPVLSWAVNRGRCRHCGVGVSARYPLTELLCAAWAFLAWQKLGLTPAFPLVAFWGFLLVALLWIDLDFQLLPDALTLPGTLLGIGAALLGPGARHAMFGMLAGAGLLWLVAELYFRVRKVEGLGGGDVKLAAMFGAVLGGPLALLTIFLAALGGTVWAGVLLARGKADGRTPLPFGTMLAPAAMVVFLWGEPAFRWYLGLLGR, from the coding sequence ATGACGTTCGATTTCTTCATCGGCATCTCGGTCGTCCTACTTGGGCTCGTCATGGGCAGCGCCGTGACCGCGCTCGCCTGGCGCGTGCCGCGCGGCGAGTCGTGGGTGCACGGCCGCTCGCGCTGCCCGAAGTGCGGCCACGTGCTGGGGGTCGCCGACCTCTTCCCGGTCCTGTCGTGGGCGGTGAACCGTGGGCGCTGCCGGCACTGCGGCGTGGGTGTGAGCGCGCGCTACCCGCTGACCGAACTGCTGTGCGCCGCGTGGGCGTTCCTGGCCTGGCAGAAGCTCGGACTGACGCCCGCCTTTCCGCTGGTCGCGTTCTGGGGCTTCCTGCTGGTCGCGCTGCTGTGGATCGACCTCGACTTCCAGCTGCTGCCCGACGCGCTCACCCTGCCCGGCACGTTGCTCGGCATCGGCGCAGCGCTGCTGGGCCCGGGAGCGCGGCATGCGATGTTCGGCATGCTGGCGGGCGCGGGACTGCTGTGGCTCGTGGCCGAGCTCTATTTCCGGGTCCGCAAGGTCGAGGGTCTGGGCGGCGGCGACGTGAAGCTCGCGGCGATGTTCGGCGCCGTCCTCGGCGGGCCGCTCGCGCTGCTCACCATCTTCCTCGCCGCGCTCGGCGGCACCGTGTGGGCCGGAGTGCTGCTCGCGCGCGGCAAGGCCGACGGCCGCACGCCGCTGCCCTTCGGCACGATGCTCGCCCCGGCGGCGATGGTCGTGTTCCTGTGGGGCGAGCCGGCCTTCCGCTGGTACCTCGGGCTGCTCGGCCGCTGA
- a CDS encoding YebC/PmpR family DNA-binding transcriptional regulator encodes MGRIFETRKATMFARWDRMSKAFSRIGKEITIAVKRGGPSPENNPALRRVIQNARAVNMPKDKVEAAIKKASGQNQADYEEILYEAYAPHGIALLVETATDNTTRTVGNVRAALIRGGGNLGSTNSVAFHFKRMGVFRLKPEGLDAEALELDLIDHGLEEMGESTGEKGELQLVVRCAFADFGRLQKAIEDRGITPISAEHEYLPLTPTTLPEDQATEVLKLVDKLEQDEDVQKVFHNLA; translated from the coding sequence ATGGGACGCATTTTCGAAACCCGCAAGGCCACGATGTTCGCCCGCTGGGACCGCATGTCCAAGGCCTTCTCGCGCATCGGCAAGGAAATCACCATCGCGGTCAAACGGGGCGGACCGAGTCCCGAGAACAACCCCGCGCTTCGCCGCGTCATCCAGAACGCGCGCGCGGTCAACATGCCCAAGGACAAGGTCGAGGCCGCCATCAAGAAGGCCTCGGGCCAGAACCAGGCCGATTACGAGGAAATCCTCTACGAGGCCTACGCGCCGCACGGCATCGCCCTGCTCGTCGAAACCGCCACCGACAACACGACCCGCACGGTCGGAAACGTGCGGGCGGCGCTCATCCGCGGCGGCGGCAACCTGGGTTCGACCAACAGTGTCGCGTTTCATTTCAAGCGCATGGGCGTGTTCCGCCTCAAGCCCGAGGGACTGGACGCCGAGGCGCTGGAGCTGGACCTGATCGATCACGGGCTCGAGGAGATGGGCGAGAGCACGGGCGAGAAGGGCGAGCTCCAGCTGGTCGTGCGCTGCGCGTTCGCGGACTTCGGCCGGCTGCAGAAGGCCATCGAGGATCGCGGCATCACGCCGATCTCGGCCGAGCACGAGTACCTTCCGCTCACTCCCACGACGCTGCCCGAGGATCAGGCGACCGAAGTGCTCAAGCTCGTGGACAAGCTCGAGCAGGACGAGGACGTCCAGAAGGTCTTTCACAACCTGGCGTGA
- the tadA gene encoding Flp pilus assembly complex ATPase component TadA, which translates to MSTSYRLSTRRLGEILIERGRLSPEQVQQALRSRLDNRERLGQTVTRLGFMTEAEVVAVLGEQFSLPVADNERLSHADRAAVQLVPETLAREALVLALSRTDNTLEVAVGDPLDVVALDHLRALTGCQLKVWVARPSEVRETIDSFYSELRASEHLGEILDKIDLTRGGDQEQDVDLAQLRQQVEDAPVVRLVNLMIAEAIDQRASDIHVEPSRDKVVVRFRIDGVLHEVMKPPKHLQMAIVSRIKVLSELDIAVRLLPQDGRLTVHLPDREVDLRVSTLPTAHGEKVVMRLFDKGAFERQVEHLGLEGAALESFRRVIRQPYGMVLISGPTGSGKTTTLYSALQDIKSAHKNLVTVEDPIEYHIEAVSQVHANQKVGMTFARALRSILRQDPDVIMVGEIRDTETADMAVKSALTGHLVFSTVHANDAPGTLTRLIDMGIPRYLVGSAMSMVMAQRLVRRICERCREPYYPDPDRLAVLGEDAELLRGKPLMHGRGCMSCKQTGYSGRIALFEVLELNRAIRRMVLDGLNEEEIRRRSLDEGFQTLRKAGIRKILEGATSIDEVRAATLGDTD; encoded by the coding sequence ATGAGCACGAGCTACCGGCTTTCGACCCGCCGGCTGGGCGAGATCCTGATCGAGCGTGGTCGGCTGAGCCCCGAGCAGGTGCAGCAGGCCTTGCGCTCGCGGCTCGACAACCGTGAACGCCTCGGCCAGACGGTGACCCGGCTCGGCTTCATGACCGAGGCCGAAGTCGTCGCCGTGCTCGGTGAGCAGTTCTCGCTGCCCGTCGCCGACAACGAGCGGCTCTCGCACGCCGACCGTGCCGCCGTGCAGCTCGTCCCCGAGACGCTGGCCCGCGAGGCGCTGGTGCTGGCGCTTTCGCGCACGGACAACACGCTCGAGGTCGCGGTCGGCGACCCGCTCGACGTGGTCGCGCTCGATCACCTGCGGGCCCTGACCGGCTGCCAGCTCAAGGTCTGGGTCGCGCGCCCGAGCGAGGTGCGCGAGACGATCGACAGCTTCTACTCCGAGCTGCGGGCGAGCGAACACCTCGGCGAGATCCTCGACAAGATCGACCTGACGCGCGGCGGCGACCAGGAACAGGACGTCGATCTCGCCCAGCTGCGCCAGCAGGTCGAGGACGCGCCGGTCGTGCGGCTCGTCAACCTGATGATCGCCGAAGCCATTGACCAGCGCGCCAGCGACATCCACGTCGAACCGTCGCGCGACAAGGTCGTGGTGCGCTTCCGCATCGACGGCGTGCTGCACGAGGTGATGAAGCCGCCCAAGCACCTGCAGATGGCCATCGTCTCGCGCATCAAGGTGCTCTCGGAGCTGGACATCGCGGTCCGGCTGCTGCCGCAGGACGGGCGGCTGACCGTGCACCTGCCCGACCGCGAGGTGGACCTGCGGGTCTCGACCCTGCCGACCGCGCACGGCGAGAAGGTCGTGATGCGGCTGTTCGACAAGGGCGCGTTCGAGCGGCAGGTCGAGCATCTCGGGCTGGAAGGCGCGGCGCTCGAATCGTTCCGGCGCGTCATCCGCCAGCCCTACGGCATGGTGCTCATCTCCGGCCCGACCGGAAGCGGCAAGACGACGACGCTCTACTCGGCGCTGCAGGACATCAAGTCGGCCCACAAGAACCTCGTCACGGTCGAGGACCCGATCGAGTACCACATCGAGGCCGTCAGCCAGGTGCACGCGAACCAGAAGGTCGGTATGACCTTCGCGCGCGCCCTGCGCTCGATCCTCCGGCAGGACCCGGACGTCATCATGGTCGGCGAGATCCGCGACACCGAGACCGCCGACATGGCCGTCAAGAGCGCGCTCACCGGCCACCTCGTGTTCTCGACGGTGCACGCCAACGACGCGCCCGGCACGCTCACCCGACTCATTGACATGGGCATTCCCCGCTACCTCGTGGGCTCGGCCATGTCCATGGTGATGGCGCAGCGCCTCGTGCGCCGCATCTGCGAGCGCTGCAGGGAGCCCTACTACCCCGATCCCGACCGGCTCGCCGTGCTCGGCGAGGACGCCGAACTGCTGCGCGGCAAACCGCTCATGCACGGCCGTGGCTGCATGTCGTGCAAGCAGACCGGCTACTCGGGACGCATCGCGCTGTTCGAGGTGCTGGAGCTGAACCGCGCCATCCGGCGCATGGTCCTCGACGGGCTGAACGAGGAGGAGATCCGCCGGCGCTCGCTGGACGAAGGCTTCCAGACGCTGCGCAAGGCCGGCATCCGCAAGATCCTCGAGGGCGCGACGAGCATTGACGAAGTCCGCGCGGCCACGCTCGGGGACACGGACTGA
- a CDS encoding prepilin-type N-terminal cleavage/methylation domain-containing protein — translation MRSRFPDQQGFSLIEALTATVIAVIAVLGLAYTFSVGRGQVNRYEVARAALGAAEDRMERLLLLADTTPATDSLVVGYRSATSPFLYRGAALGTTWWHVDGYDDPDLPDSPDLRRLIVCVRWNSSVPDSVQFSQLLALP, via the coding sequence ATGCGCTCGAGGTTCCCAGACCAGCAGGGCTTCTCGTTGATCGAGGCGCTCACCGCCACGGTGATCGCCGTGATCGCCGTGCTCGGACTTGCCTACACGTTCAGCGTCGGGCGGGGCCAGGTGAACCGTTACGAAGTGGCCCGTGCGGCGCTCGGCGCGGCCGAGGACCGCATGGAGCGGCTGCTGCTGCTTGCCGACACGACGCCCGCGACGGACTCGCTGGTCGTCGGCTACCGTTCGGCGACGTCGCCGTTTCTCTATCGGGGCGCCGCGCTGGGGACGACCTGGTGGCACGTGGACGGCTACGACGACCCCGACCTGCCCGACAGTCCCGACCTGCGCCGGCTGATCGTGTGCGTCCGCTGGAACTCCTCCGTGCCTGATTCGGTCCAGTTCAGCCAGTTGCTGGCGCTGCCATGA
- a CDS encoding M20/M25/M40 family metallo-hydrolase: MRSLADVDRWIADHLDESLAELGRLVAQPSVAAQGLGMDECARLVAAMLERRGFAVELVPSGGGPPVVLGERAGRSDRTLLVYNHYDVQPPEPLELWTSPPFEATRRDGKVFGRGVSDDKGHIVSRLLAIDALLATRGELPCRVKFVIEGEEEVGSVHLPAFVRAHRERLAGDACLWEFGQVDDRGVPMQFAGLRGICYVELSVETASLDVHSGLGGSIFPNAAWRLTWALASLKGRDERIRIPGWYDDVRPPSARDRELMAALPDTAPAYRERYGVRGFLRGMEGGVDLRIAEVFEPTCTLCGLDSGYQGPGSKTVLPARASAKVDFRIVPDQTPEDLLPKLRAHLDAQGFPDVTITFLGGNPAGRTDPDDPFVSLVSDTAAPVYGVPMQIVPMIGGSGPNHCFLHELKVPVACAGLGYPDTRAHAPDENLRVDHYANHARHMARILEAFGSPAS, translated from the coding sequence ATGAGAAGCCTCGCCGACGTTGACCGCTGGATCGCCGATCACCTCGACGAAAGCCTCGCGGAACTCGGGAGGCTCGTCGCGCAGCCGAGCGTCGCCGCGCAGGGGCTGGGCATGGACGAGTGCGCGCGGCTCGTCGCCGCCATGCTCGAGCGCCGGGGTTTCGCCGTCGAGCTCGTCCCCTCCGGCGGCGGCCCCCCGGTGGTGCTCGGGGAACGCGCGGGACGCTCCGACCGCACGCTGCTCGTCTACAACCACTACGACGTTCAGCCGCCCGAGCCGCTCGAGCTGTGGACGAGCCCGCCCTTCGAGGCGACCCGGCGCGACGGCAAGGTCTTCGGTCGTGGCGTGAGTGACGACAAGGGGCACATCGTCTCGCGACTGCTGGCGATCGACGCGCTGCTCGCCACCCGCGGAGAGCTGCCGTGCCGAGTCAAGTTCGTGATCGAGGGCGAGGAGGAAGTCGGCAGCGTTCACCTGCCGGCATTCGTGCGCGCCCACCGCGAGCGCCTCGCGGGGGACGCCTGCCTGTGGGAATTCGGCCAGGTGGACGACCGCGGCGTGCCCATGCAGTTCGCCGGATTGCGCGGCATCTGCTACGTGGAGCTGTCGGTCGAGACGGCCTCCCTCGACGTGCACTCGGGGCTCGGCGGCTCGATCTTCCCGAACGCGGCCTGGCGGCTCACCTGGGCGCTCGCCAGCCTCAAGGGCAGGGACGAGCGCATCCGCATTCCCGGCTGGTACGACGACGTGCGCCCGCCGAGCGCCCGCGACCGGGAGCTCATGGCGGCGCTGCCCGACACCGCTCCGGCCTATCGCGAACGCTACGGCGTTCGCGGATTCCTGCGCGGCATGGAAGGGGGCGTTGACCTGCGCATCGCCGAGGTCTTCGAGCCGACCTGCACCCTGTGCGGGCTCGACTCCGGCTACCAGGGGCCGGGCTCGAAAACCGTGCTGCCCGCGAGGGCTTCGGCCAAGGTGGACTTCCGCATCGTGCCCGACCAGACGCCCGAGGACCTACTGCCGAAGCTGCGCGCGCACCTCGACGCACAGGGATTCCCTGACGTCACGATCACCTTCCTCGGCGGCAATCCCGCGGGCCGGACCGATCCCGACGACCCCTTCGTCTCCCTGGTTTCCGACACGGCCGCGCCCGTGTACGGGGTGCCCATGCAGATCGTTCCGATGATCGGGGGCTCGGGGCCCAACCACTGCTTCCTGCACGAGTTGAAGGTGCCGGTCGCGTGCGCGGGGCTCGGCTACCCGGACACGCGGGCGCACGCGCCGGACGAGAATCTGCGCGTGGACCACTACGCGAACCACGCCCGGCACATGGCGCGCATCCTCGAGGCGTTCGGAAGCCCGGCCAGCTAG
- the pilM gene encoding pilus assembly protein PilM, which translates to MRVGLNARPWVGLDIGEYSIKLFSLRHGVGGDRPCASEQVLPAAGGTSPEALGHLLAECFSRSGHSPRSFGGLTLGVSGGDVIIKQVSLPLMDDGEIPGALRFEARKHLPFDPQTCVIDYQLLARVPSEKRLDVLLAAVPQARLERLMAPLKAIGVDPDIVDAAPLALTNAISRSAERETEARVAVDLGHGGSWLTLYQRGEPYFARRLEFGGAGVTRAVAAALRVPLEEAEEWKLEAGADDSSIRVEPESAEMQGVRDSLLGLADELRRSFAYYRTLAPLPEPFTLWISGNTARLPGLAGELSAMLEVPTFVFDPLESVPAETRGQLPAGGPQFALAYGLASRMS; encoded by the coding sequence ATGAGAGTCGGCCTGAATGCCCGCCCGTGGGTGGGCCTGGATATCGGCGAGTACAGCATCAAGCTGTTCTCGTTGCGGCATGGCGTCGGCGGCGACCGGCCGTGTGCGAGCGAACAGGTGCTGCCCGCGGCGGGCGGAACCAGCCCCGAAGCGCTGGGGCACCTGCTCGCCGAGTGCTTCTCCCGCTCCGGTCACTCCCCCCGTTCGTTCGGCGGCCTGACGCTCGGAGTCTCGGGCGGCGACGTCATCATCAAGCAGGTCTCGCTGCCGCTCATGGACGACGGCGAAATCCCCGGCGCGCTGCGCTTCGAGGCCCGCAAGCACCTGCCGTTCGATCCGCAGACCTGCGTGATCGACTATCAGCTGCTCGCGCGGGTGCCCTCCGAGAAGCGTCTCGACGTCCTGCTCGCCGCCGTGCCCCAGGCCCGGCTCGAACGCCTGATGGCCCCGCTGAAGGCGATCGGCGTGGACCCGGACATCGTGGACGCGGCGCCGCTGGCCCTCACCAACGCGATCTCGCGCTCGGCCGAACGCGAAACCGAAGCGCGCGTGGCGGTGGACCTCGGGCACGGCGGCTCGTGGCTCACGCTCTACCAGCGCGGCGAACCCTACTTCGCACGGCGGCTCGAGTTCGGCGGTGCCGGCGTGACCCGGGCGGTCGCCGCCGCCCTGCGCGTGCCGCTCGAGGAGGCGGAGGAATGGAAACTCGAGGCCGGCGCGGACGACTCGTCCATCCGCGTCGAGCCCGAATCGGCCGAGATGCAGGGCGTGCGCGATTCGCTCCTCGGCCTCGCGGACGAGCTGCGCCGTTCGTTCGCCTACTACCGCACGCTCGCACCGCTGCCCGAGCCGTTCACGCTGTGGATTTCCGGCAACACGGCCCGCCTGCCGGGTTTGGCCGGCGAGCTGAGCGCGATGCTCGAGGTCCCGACCTTCGTGTTCGACCCGCTCGAATCGGTGCCGGCCGAGACGCGCGGGCAGCTCCCCGCCGGAGGGCCTCAGTTCGCGCTCGCCTACGGCCTGGCCTCGAGGATGTCGTGA
- a CDS encoding ketoacyl-ACP synthase III, translating into MTRSRITGIGFHVPPRVVSNHDLEKLMDTSDAWIVERTGIRTRHFADEGTGSSDLGVEAARRALADAGRAAEDVDFVIFATTTSDWMFPGNGVIVQERLGLATVGALDVRNACSGFVYALSVADAFVRMGRYRCVLVIGAEVQSTGLDLSTAGRDMAVLFGDGAGAAVVEPAAEDGGILSWALHSEGSMARDLWCEAPSSAAPGRITHAMLDEGRHHPRMNGRQVFKNATTRFPEVILEVLRDAGRSLEEVALVVPHQANQRIADAVAQRLGLPPEKVFQNIGRYGNTTAASIPIALTEARDAGLVRRGDLVVLAAFGAGFAWGACAMVW; encoded by the coding sequence ATGACCCGCTCGCGCATCACCGGCATCGGCTTTCACGTCCCGCCCCGCGTCGTCTCGAACCATGACCTCGAAAAGCTCATGGACACGAGCGACGCGTGGATCGTCGAGCGCACCGGCATCCGCACGCGGCACTTCGCGGACGAAGGCACGGGTTCCAGCGACCTCGGCGTCGAAGCCGCGCGCCGCGCGCTCGCCGACGCCGGTCGCGCGGCGGAGGACGTGGACTTCGTGATCTTCGCGACCACGACCTCCGACTGGATGTTCCCGGGCAACGGCGTGATCGTGCAGGAACGGCTCGGCCTCGCGACCGTGGGCGCGCTCGACGTGCGCAACGCCTGCAGCGGCTTCGTGTACGCGCTGTCGGTCGCGGACGCGTTCGTGCGCATGGGCCGCTACCGCTGCGTGCTGGTGATCGGGGCCGAGGTGCAGAGCACGGGGCTCGACCTCTCGACCGCGGGCCGCGACATGGCGGTGCTGTTCGGCGACGGCGCCGGCGCGGCCGTCGTGGAGCCGGCGGCGGAGGACGGCGGCATCCTGTCGTGGGCGCTGCACAGCGAGGGCTCGATGGCGCGGGACCTGTGGTGCGAGGCGCCGAGCTCGGCCGCGCCGGGCCGCATCACGCACGCGATGCTCGACGAGGGGCGCCACCACCCGAGGATGAACGGCCGGCAGGTCTTCAAGAACGCGACCACGCGCTTCCCCGAGGTCATCCTCGAGGTCCTGCGCGACGCGGGCCGCTCGCTCGAGGAAGTCGCGCTGGTGGTCCCGCACCAGGCGAACCAGCGGATCGCCGATGCGGTGGCGCAGCGGCTCGGCCTGCCGCCCGAAAAGGTCTTCCAGAACATCGGGCGCTACGGCAACACCACCGCGGCCAGCATTCCGATCGCGCTCACCGAAGCCCGGGACGCGGGGCTCGTCCGGCGCGGCGATCTCGTCGTGCTCGCGGCCTTCGGGGCCGGCTTCGCGTGGGGCGCCTGCGCGATGGTCTGGTAG
- a CDS encoding prepilin-type N-terminal cleavage/methylation domain-containing protein has translation MKRLSLQRGFTLMELMVVIVIVAILAAVAVPLYINYVNDARRTEAKGAIGAVITAQQVYFQQNNTYANDVTALKVDLTDMVPRWTITVPTGTATAFSVHAVQVGGPLVQDYTYDRTTGVATWTPN, from the coding sequence ATGAAGAGGCTCAGCCTGCAGCGCGGCTTCACGCTCATGGAACTCATGGTGGTCATCGTCATCGTCGCGATTCTCGCGGCGGTCGCGGTGCCGCTGTACATCAACTACGTCAACGACGCGCGCCGCACCGAGGCCAAGGGCGCCATCGGCGCCGTGATCACGGCCCAGCAGGTCTACTTCCAGCAGAACAACACGTACGCGAACGATGTGACGGCGCTGAAGGTGGACCTCACGGACATGGTGCCGCGGTGGACGATCACCGTGCCCACCGGAACCGCGACGGCGTTCAGCGTGCACGCCGTGCAGGTCGGCGGCCCGCTCGTGCAGGACTACACCTACGATCGAACGACGGGTGTGGCCACCTGGACACCGAACTAA